The following proteins come from a genomic window of Triticum aestivum cultivar Chinese Spring chromosome 6A, IWGSC CS RefSeq v2.1, whole genome shotgun sequence:
- the LOC123128380 gene encoding aquaporin NIP2-1, which produces MATNSRSNSRATFSSEIHDIGTVQNSATPSMVYYTERSIADYFPPHLLKKVVSEVVSTFLLVFVTCGAAAISAHDVTRISQLGQSVAGGLIVVVMIYAVGHISGAHMNPAVTLAFAIFRHFPWIQVPFYWAAQFTGAICASFVLKAVLHPITVIGTTEPVGPHWHALVIEVVVTFNMMFVTLAVATDTRAVGELAGLAVGSSVCITSIFAGAVSGGSMNPARTLGPALASNRYPGLWLYFLGPVLGTLSGAWTYTYIRFEDAPKDGPQKLSSFKLRRLQSQSVAADDDELDHIPV; this is translated from the exons ATGGCCACCAACTCGAGGTCGAACTCCAGGGCGACCTTCTCCAGCGAGATCCACGACATCGGCACGGTGCAGAACTCCGCCACGCCCAGCATGGTGTACTACACCGAGCGGTCCATCGCCGACTACTTCCCTCCCCACCTCCTCAAGAAG GTGGTGTCGGAGGTGGTGTCCACGTTCCTGCTGGTGTTCGTGACGTGCGGGGCGGCGGCGATCAGCGCCCACGACGTCACGCGCATATCGCAGCTCGGCCAGTCGGTCGCCGGCGggctcatcgtcgtcgtcatgatCTACGCCGTCGGCCACATCTCCGGCGCGCACATGAACCCCGCCGTCACCCTCGCCTTCGCCATATTCCGCCATTTCCCCTGGATTCAG GTCCCGTTCTACTGGGCGGCGCAGTTCACGGGCGCGATCTGCGCGTCCTTCGTGCTCAAGGCCGTGCTCCACCCCATCACCGTGATCGGCACCACCGAGCCGGTCGGGCCGCACTGGCACGCGCTGGTCATCGAGGTCGTCGTCACCTTCAACATGATGTTCGTCACCCTCGCCGTCGCCACGGACACCAGAGCG GTGGGTGAGTTGGCTGGGTTGGCTGTCGGTTCCTCCGTTTGCATTACCTCCATCTTCGCAGG GGCGGTGTCAGGTGGATCGATGAACCCGGCGAGGACGCTGGGCCCGGCGCTGGCCAGCAACCGCTACCCCGGCCTCTGGCTCTACTTCCTCGGCCCCGTCCTCGGCACGCTCTCCGGGGCCTGGACCTACACCTACATCCGCTTCGAGGACGCGCCCAAGGACGGCCCCCAGAAGCTCTCCTCCTTCAAGCTCCGCCGGCTGCAGAGCCAGTCCGTCGCCgccgacgacgacgagctcgacCACATCCCCGTCTGA